The Chelonia mydas isolate rCheMyd1 chromosome 20, rCheMyd1.pri.v2, whole genome shotgun sequence genome includes the window ggtcaccggattcctttgttctccaacgctttagctctcaccttgcagggggaagggcccaggccatcagtgggcaggaaagagggtgtcggccattctctgtgtccagacccctgcacacacctgccctctagggctctgcaacgataatacacccttaccccaccccctagatacttaagaactgcctaggggaaactgaggcacccctacagtattcagaggaaacattaagaacagtcccgcttcgtcacacttGGTTCCCTGGAGAAGTTTGTTGTCCAGTCCAgtcccggcccggcccagccctgtCTCCCACCCAGAGACTTGGTCTCGTTCCTGGGACACCCTGCCAACTGCATGTCAGAGACCTAGTTTTCTGCTCATGAGACCCACTTGTCTTGAACCGCGTCTGGGCTGGGAGCCGGCCAGTGGCTCCGGGTGCAACAGGGGTTTGGGAGTGATGTGCTCCAGTTGGGCGCAGTCTGCAGACCCAGCGCTGAATGTGGACTCCACGCGTTGGCGTGGCACGCAGCAGAGCCGGTCTCGCTCTGGCTGGTTTTTACTGCTCCCCCTGCGTTTGGAGGGGTTGGGCCAACCTGTGTCTGATCCGGGCAGCTCCAGGCATGCCAAAAAtatgtgcagccacctctggggtggaaagtgTGGCAACTAATGGACACAGAACACAAGAGTGGGGCAAAGGGAGACTTAGAGCAAAGACGCTGGGGTGAGCCAAGGGATTTTCCCAGGACCCCGAGGGGCCCAAACAGGCGCAGCAGACGGCATCTTGTCTTAAGTCTCATTAGTCTCACTCAAGTACATGCGTGTCCCAGCATGCagctgccatgaatgcagggctGCTTGGGCATGTGCCCTGCACACTCCCTTTCCCTGGCGCCTCCAAGCCTTGCGTGGCAGGTCCCTAGCGTAACCCTCCACACAATCGCCCTGGGGAACGCAGGCCACGATGCCAGCAGacacagggagcctgggggcGGCCGGTGCCAGAAGGAGCCTTGGGAGGAAGGCTGCAGCTGGTGCAGAATCTGGGCGTGCTGTGTATCCGACGGGAACGTAGGGGCTGCCCTGGTGTCTCACTTGCAGTAAGAGTGAGTGCGTTCTCCTGAGCCGACCCAGTTACTGCAGGAAATGCTGGAGCCGAGCAACAATTTCCTGCCCGGTCTTGGGCGTGCTGGAACGGCCGGCGTAGGGCAGTGGCAGCAGACAGGCTTAATCAAGAGGCAGAGACCTCGCCCGGCCACTGTCTGAAATGGCAGCACTGCCCGGAACCCTGCTGCAGTCTCCTTGGTGAGCCTGGGGTGTGGCCAGCTGGCTGCAGCTCACATGGGAGAGATGCTGCTGGGCTGACTGCTTGGAGAGAGGAGCTGGAAGGAATGCAGTGAAATCTAGGCAGCCCGTGGTGGTGAGACGCTGGTTAGCCAAGCGCAGGGGCCTGACCCCAGACCCTGCTGGAGCACGGCACTCTGAACCAGCAAGTGACTAGGGAGAAGTTGCAGGCCCCTGCTGCCCACTGATGGGTTTTAGTGGCATGGGTGGGTGACAGCAGGGTCCGCGTGCTCAGGCGTAAGACCGTCAATGGGGCATGTGCGTGCTGAGCAGGGGTTCCTGGAGCCATGGACTTTGGGTTGCCCTGTCACAGCAGAGtctcttttccccttcctccccctgctccagggctCCGGGACGCAGACCACCCCCACGTATAGGCAGTTCCGGATCCAAAAGAGAGGCGTCTCCTTCgtgctggagggctgggagcGGGAGTTCTCCACCGTGCGGGAGCTGATGGACGTTCTCAAAGGCTGCACGCTCAAGTCGGGAGAAGAGAGCTTTGCTGTGAGGAGGTGCTGCCCACCAAAGCCGGGAGGTACGAGCCCCGTCCCGAGCCCCTGGGGAGTGAGATTCTCCCCAGGAGCCTCTGGCAGCAGCCggggctctgccccagcccagagctcccatgTGCAGAGAGCCAGAGCAGAGTCTCCGAAATGGCTTGTGTCAAGGCTGATGGGGTCTCTGACCTCCTCTTCCTGTGGGCCTCTCCCCACAGAGATTTCAGACCTGATCATCGCCCGGAAGGTGAAGGACAGCACCAGGCAGATCCTGAACCTGACCCAGCTCAGCTTCCACCAGATCCGGAAAAATGAGATCACCCAGGTTGGCCTCCCTGACAAGTGCTCggggggaggctccagggagACGGGTCGGTGTCCTGGAGGAGAATCAATGCGCAAGGGAAGCTGAAAGCTGGTGCAATGGGGAGGACTGGGGAGCAGGTACTGGGCCTGGCCCAGCAACCCCATCAGGAGTGGGGGCTCAGCAAAGGCAGCACCTTCAGCCTAGGGCCGGTCTCCCTCTGGACATGGTGGGGGTCAAGCAGGGTTCTCCCTGCGGCACCGAGTGACCCCCTTATTGCTGTCTCCCGTGCAGAGAGCTCACCTGGGCCAGGGCACCCGCACCAACATCTACGAGGGCGTGCTGCATGTTTGCGGGGGCGCTGGCGGGGACGACGAGGCCGAGTACTTCTCCACCGAGCAGAACAACAACAGTCGCGAGATGCACGTGGTGCTTAAGGTGCTGGACCCCAGCCACCGGGACATCGCCCTGGtgagcagagccctggggtggCGGAAGGGAGCGCCGGGCCCCGGCTGCCTCACGCCGaggtgcagagcccagcctgctggcagctcagggccCTGCCTGGGAGCCTCCCGATGGTGCCGTAGCCCAGGGGACCGTGGGGCGAGGAGGGGGGTACTCTGAATGTGGGGAGACAGCCCTGGATCTGGATAGGAGCCTGCGGGAGGAGGGGTGAAATGGCCACACATTGGCCCTGCTAGCAAAAGCCCCACCCCAAGCCTGCTGGCTGCAACTGCTGAGCtaccccctcttccccactcttCGGTTAGCTGCCCCACGGTGGCTGGCTATCCCGGGGACCGCGTGCCAGTGCCTGACTTCCCCGCTTCTCTCTGCAGGCCTTCTTCGAGACGGCCAGCCTCATGAGCCAGGTCTCGCACATCCACCTGGCCTTCGTGCACGGCGTCTGCGTGCGGGGCTCCGAGAGTGAGTAACGGCCCCCCAGCGCGTGGCCCTCCCCTGCACCGTCCCTCCCTAACAGCCTGCCTGGCCCTTTGCCCCTGCTGAGGGGCTCAGGGACCCTCTGAGAGGGCAGAAGTCTCCCTGAATGCCTCCCCGCCCCATCCGGCCTGTGCAGGGGGGGTCTCATCCCAGCAACAGTTGATCAGGGTGCAACTTGCCAGCATGTATGCCCTGAGTGTCCTCACCTGGGCCCCAGCCTGCGGCCCTGCCTGGCCCTCCAGTGCCAAAGAGCTGGGCTGGTAAGGAACGGCCTCTTCTGCCTCTCAGATATCATGGTGGAGGAGTACGTCGAGCACGGCCCCCTGGATGTCTTGCTGCGGAAGGAGAAAGGCCGGGTGACCGTCGGCTGGAAGGTCACTGTCGCGAAGCAGCTCGCCAGCGCCCTGAGTTACTTGGTGAGAAGCTGTGCTTTGGaactgggctctttccctggggCGCGCCCTGGTGCGTTCATGTGAGGCTGCTCTGGAGAGCCCCGGGCTTCTTTAGGCACCTTTTGCCCCTGCTCCAGTCCCCGGGGAGCACCATCTGCCAGCACGCAGCTGGGTGTCCACTTCAGCAGTGCAGATAGATCTGGGTAGGTCCTCAAACCCTCTCCCTCGCCGCAGTGTCccagcacctccccacccctgggaaGCACCAAGCAGAGGAGCGACTCACCCGAGGTCGTCCAGCGGGATGCTGGCAGAGCTAGGACTTGAACCgaggcctggcccagccccctcgCCAAGGTGCACCGCTCGGTCTGAAACCTCGTGACTCCTCTGGTTACACGTGAACCGTGCTCCCTGCTCCGAGCGAGGCCTGGAGGCTGGGGAGAGCCGGGAGTGGactgctgctgcctcccttcCTTGCTAGGAGCGTGGTCAGCGGCTGAGGAGTGCTCCCACGCTCGGCAGCCGCTTGGAAAGGCTGTGGGTGGCGGGACATAGCCCTGTGCAGAGCTGCACAAAGGCCGGTTCGgcctgctcctgttctgcccccaCGCCTGTTTCGCAGAGGGGGACAGAGGCAGGAAGCGAGTGCCTGCGTGCCGGAGCTGTGGCGAGGACCCAGGAGTCTGgtgccctgctcctggccttgGGGCCACCTTCCCAGCCTGGTCTTCAGACCCTGCAGAGCACCTGGGAGTACCTAAAGGGTCGGGGCTCCTCAGCTCTCActgtttcctattttatttttataggagGACAAAAACCTGGTGCATGGCAATGTGTGTGCCAAGAACATCCTGCTGGCCAGGAAGGGGTTGGAGGACGGGTTGCTGCCTTTCGTGAAGCTCAGCGACCCTGGGGTCAGCTTCACGGTGCTCTCCCGAGAAGGTACCTTCTCCTCCTGCCTAGTTCCCTCCTAGTTCCCTAACTAGTTCCTAGTTCACAGGGCCCTCCCTCCAGATGCCCAGCTTGTcggtggctggggctgggctgggctccccgcaGCTCCTGTGCGGGAGGGGAAATCCCAGAGTGCGGTCACCTCCCCGCGGCAGCCTGTGCTTTCTCGCCAGGCTCTGCAGCGGGGATTCCTGTGAATTATGCATCAGCTGGGCTGAGTGCAGTCATCCCAGGTTTCATTGGGAGCACTAGCCAGGCTTGGCTCATGTGCTCCTTTCTGACCCTGAGCGGAGCTGCGTGAGTCGCCCGCTCCGGCATGGATCCCATAAGCAAACAAAAGGCCTTTCTCCAGCACCTTCCCACCCAGGGGGCCCTCGAGCAGTTGCCAAACTACTCAAGGATTCACTGCATCTGCCCCGacgtgcagccacctctggggtctGCTGTCGCAGCTGTTGGAACAGCGCACAGCAACGCTACGTACCAGCTGAGGACAGGAAGTGGAGGGATAGTTTTCGGTAGAAACAGTCGGCAGAATTGGATGCAGCACGTAATCATCTATGCTAGAATTTGGCCAGGGCCCTGGGGCCAAAAGAGGTGGGGGATTGGCTGTGACCAAGATGTTGCATCTCCACCATCCCCAGAGCACCATGCTGGAGTCCTGAGATCTGAGCCCCACGCCCTGCAGTGCAGGCCCCCGAGCCACACTGGGCTGAGCAATGACGCTTGGGGGAGAGCGCTTCCTACTGAGCCACCCATTCCATTTCCTGTCCCCTACCCCTGTCTCTGAGGGGCTCGCCCTCTGCCTACAGCCCGGCTCGCCTGTGAGATGTGACAGGATTGGCGCGCACAGTGGTGTGGGTTACACGCCCGTGGGTGACTCCGGCCACCAAGCCCTGCTCGTGGGACTTCTGTTTGGTCGGTGTTTGCTTTGTCCTCTCCTAGCCAGGAGCCcggcccctcctgctcccccaagcagggctggggacTCGGCAGCTCTTCCTGCCAGAGCTGCACATGTGACTGGGCTTGAAACTGCCCTTGAAATGTGACCGGGGCTGACTCCTTTGGCGTCTCTGAAATTCCcagcctctgcctctgccccattCCTGAGGTCCCGCTGCAAGGGGCTCTCCCCAAACCCGAGTTCTTAGTGGTGTGCATGGTCGCTCAGGCAGTGTCCCTGCAGCAGCTATGAACCCCTCTtgcctcttccccaaagagcGAGTGGACCGGATCCCCTGGATCGCCCCCGAGTGCGTCCAGGATGTCAGCAGCCTCAGCACCGCGGCCGACAAGTGGAGCTTCGGCACCACCCTGCTGGAGATCTGCTTTGATGCGGACGTCCCACTGAAGGAGCGCACCCCCTCCGAGGTAACGCCTGTACCCCCCAGCCTGGAATGCACCTGTCCCATAACCTCAGCTATGCTCACGAGCTGCCCTCCGGCTAGTGACAAGGGTAGCTGTAGGGGCTGGGAACGCTCAGACTCTAGGCTAGCGTCTCTTCCGAGGCCGGCGTGGCAGCGGGAATGGGACGTGCTGAGTGGGGTGAATATCTGGGGCTCTAAaccccactgggaagaggctggtcTGTTCTGTGGCAGGCCAGTGCTCCTCTGGGCgctggggggctgcagaggaAACATTCACCGAGTGTCTTGAGAGACAGCAGGAGTGGGGGCCGTGTGCACTGGAGGGCTTGCGGGGGGCTGGGGGACGCTGTGTGGCTCGCCGCAGCTGGGGTGCGGCTTGCTCAGCCCCGGGAGAGCTCAGTGGGACCCTCCTTTCCCCATAGAAAGAGCGCTTCTATGAGAAGAAACACCGCCTGCCCGAGCCATCCTGCAAGGAGCTGGCCGCCTTGATCAGCCAGTGTCTGACATACGCCCCCAGTGAGCGGCCCTCTTTCCGGACCATCCTGCGGGACCTcacccagctgcagccacacagtaagccctcctgccccccgccagtTGGCAGAGCCCGTGCGGGGGCTGGAAACAGACTGAGGGAGACTTCCTGACTCCTGGGCGGCTGCTCTGCTCTGTTTcaggccaggcagggagggtgaggggccctCAGCAGGGATTGCAGCTCTGCTGGCATCTGCTCTGCGTCAATACGTGACTCTCCCTCCTGGCCCTCAGTAGAAGGGAGGACCCAGGCAaaacaaacctgccacccctggagCCTAGCCAGGCACGTGCAGCTACCCTCAGCCTAGCCCATGCCTCGCACCTGGTGCCCCGCATCCTTCTGGCCACGAGGGAGCTCCCTTTGCTGCTCCTCGGCTGGCCGGAAGAGGTCGTCACTGAGCAAAGTGTCGCACTGGTGTCGTGTGGCTCGTGCCAGTCCTGTCAGCCACATGGCTCTTCTCCTTGTGTTCCAGACCTCGTCGATGTCACCTCTGTGAGCCCTGACTTCCCTGTCTCGGACCCCACGGTCTTTCAGAAACGCTACCTGAAGAAGATCCGAGAACTGGGGGAGGTAAATTGCATCCAGAGCAACCCTTGGCCCTGGTTCAGTGGCACCATGTTGATGCACCGACAGAGGGAGGTAGAGGTGGCTGCGTTTCCCGAGAGCTTGGCGGGTTTCACAAAAGGATCTGGGATTTTCGCCCCGTCACTTTAGCGAGGATAGACTGCATGTCAGGGAAGTGAGAGCAAAGCGGCTGGCTGAGGCCCTGCATCAGGAGGACGCTTGCCCTATAGGCAGGTTAGGGCGTGACTGCTGGCTGAGGGCTCATGCACCACTGATGGAGAGAGTGCTTGGATAGATGAGcctctcctctgctccagcctgggCCGGCCTGTGCTGCCCTGTCCCTGGGAAGCTGGGATTCCCTGGCTGTTACTGTTCATTTCCAGCCCAGCGTGGGGCCTCCACCCATCTCTGTCTAGCACTGCTCTTTGGGCACTGCTCCCAACCTGCCACGAGCAGTCCTTGAGCTGGCTTCTGGCGGAGGACATTTCCACTGGAGACCTTTCTGTCTGAGAAGCTTTTCTGCCCCAGCTAGTGCGTCCCACTGGGGCCTCTCCCCGCATcagacagctggagccctgctccGTGGCAGGATCTCAAAGCCCCCTTTCTGTCTCTCCCAGGGTCACTTCGGCAAAGTGAGCCTGTACTGCTATGACCCCACCAACGACGGCACCGGGGAGATGGTGGCCGTGAAGTCGCTGAAGTCCGGCTGCAGCCAGCAGCTTCTCACCAGCTGGAAGAGGGAGATTGAGATCCTCAAGACGCTCTACCACGAGAACATTGTCAAGTACAAGGGCTGCTGCAGCGAGCAAGGTACAGCCTAGCCTCCCCTGCGGAGTGGGGCTCCTGGGGGAGGATCGCGGCAGAGCGTTGTCTCCCCTAGTCCTGTGTGTGCTGCGCTGTACATGGCTCCCTCCCTAACAGCCCAGGGCACGTGCTCTATGGATACCCCTCCCTCTGTAGGCTGAGCGTGCTGTGGGGCTCCTATGCTTCCCCCAAGGCAGGGTTAACTATGCATGTGCCCCCCGAGGCTGCGGCTTGGTGCCAGAGGTTACGTCTCGAGTGCGAATCCCCAGGCCAGAGCAGAACAGTTGCGCCTCTCAGTCAGCTGGCAGAAGGGAGCCCTAGGCACTCCCTGCAGAGGCTGCCCAGGGGTCACTCTCCAGGAGCGTGGGACGTAAGGCATGAAGCTgcagcattgcaggagggggcttagcCTCTGGTAGGACAGTGGTGGGGATTCGGGCCATGTCTGCGTCCCCCTCGGACGTgcctctctgctctgctgcctgccGCAGCCCATCCCGCCGAGTGCATCGCTCACATCTGGCTCCTCTTCCAGGGGAGAAGATCGTGCAGCTCATCATGGAGTACGTGCCCCTGGGCAGCCTGCGGGATTACCTGCCCAAACACAACGTCAGCCTGGCCCACATCCTCCTCTTTGCCCAGCAAATCTGTGAGGTAACGACAGGGCCCAAGCCAGGCAGCGCGTGGGGGACTGTGCtgatgctgcccctgcccaggcGAGAAGGGGCTACACCGTGTGTCTGCCGctccagagctggggtgggggctggggaaacCAATGATTGTGCAGTGCAATGtccaggggaaggagtggggtccagtggctaGAGTTAAGGGGTCTGAGTGCTGGGACTCCTGGGGTTCTgctgccagctgtgggaggggaatggggtctagtggctagagcaggggggaATCTGGGCattgggactcctgggtcctttccccagttctgtcacagactctccatgtgaccttgggccagtccccGTCTCTCTGGATGCTTCATGTTCCTCGCTGCAGAATGGGGATAATCCGGTGTTTGCTCTCCACAGGGCATGGCTTACCTGCACTCCCTGCACTACATCCACAGGGACCTGGCTGCCAGGAACGTGCTGCTGGAGAACGAGAACGTGGTGAAGATCGGTGATTTTGGACTGGCCAAAGCCATCCCCGAAGGGCACGAATATTACCGCGTCTGCGAGGACGGAGACAGCCCCGTCTTCTGGTAAGTGTTGTGGTGTCCCAAGAGAGCCCTCCCAGGGGTCCCCACCTTTTCCCTCTGAGGGCAACGCTGGTAGCTGGCTAGCGATCCCAGTGCCCTGGTGAATCTGCATTGTGTGGAGCTGACTAGCTGGCCTCCTCTTGTTAATAGAGAGGGTTGGACTGATGAAAAtacaggtcccagtacagctTGGgttggagcattgcatgctgggacctgtagtcttTGTGAGCCACACACAAGTATGTGCCTGTACACTCCATTGTACATGCCACGTGTGAGCTGTGGTGGAAACGCAACCTGCAGGCTCAGTGCACGCGGGAAAGCCTGCAGGCTGTGTGCTCTGAGGGTTGGTCTGAAGCGCAGCCGTGGCAAGGACGATGACTGGGTAACCAGTGTCTTCGGCGACTGCCAGAGCAAGTCTGCCCAGAGACTGCGTCAGAATGTGACAGCTTCCTTCTGTCCGTTCTCTGCCATGCCAGAGATGTGCCTAGGAGGCCCTGAGGAATGGGATCCTGCTGTCTGTGCAGGGTCTGGCCTGGGACTCTCTGGGATGCTGTGCAGGGCCATGGTGCAGACTCTCTGTTGTGAGCCCCTTGGAGCTCAAGTGCCGTTTGGAGGGATTCTTGCCACACTCTGGCTGTGGGTCCCTTGTGCTGATGCCCTGTGGTTGCAGCTATAGCTTGATGGTGcctgtctcccctgccccaccccgcagGTACGCCATGGAGTGCCTGAAGGAGTGCAAGTTCTATTACGCCTCCGATGTCTGGTCCTTCGGTGTCACTCTCTACGAGCTCCTGACACGCTGTgactccagccagagccccccagtGGTGAGTGGAGAGGGACTG containing:
- the TYK2 gene encoding non-receptor tyrosine-protein kinase TYK2, giving the protein MSLCQCAVKHSESDVEGCCFSVGGGLKVYLHWNGEEEERCQTYTQGVLSAEEICINIAQKIGITPLCYSLFALCDVQTRVWLPPNHVFEISKDTNLNLFFRMRYYFRNWHGMSDKEPAVYRNVPRQSDVPEDKLQGGALLDKSSFEYLFEQGKYEFINDVVSLKDLQSEQEIHRFKNESLGMAVLHLSHMALKRGVSLEEVAKKTSFKGCIPRSFCRQIQQNNYLTRFRMRNVFRKFVQRFQRHTVSAGKLTEQDVMYKYLATLENLAPRFGSELFPVLSLETASEGEKVLLYVNGGHTPLEGGCVSSPRDRPATHEVLVTGTDGIQWRTVPVESAESHPHRSYFGRKTRAKELDPKGLCQPVERSEAKWVRFCDFQEITHIVLKDCKVSINRQDNKCLELVLPSHETALSLVSLVDGYFRLTADSSHYLCHEVAPPRLVMSVLNGIHGPMQEEFVFAKLKREEQDGLYVIRWSVLNFNRLILSVVKRDHGQGSGTQTTPTYRQFRIQKRGVSFVLEGWEREFSTVRELMDVLKGCTLKSGEESFAVRRCCPPKPGEISDLIIARKVKDSTRQILNLTQLSFHQIRKNEITQRAHLGQGTRTNIYEGVLHVCGGAGGDDEAEYFSTEQNNNSREMHVVLKVLDPSHRDIALAFFETASLMSQVSHIHLAFVHGVCVRGSENIMVEEYVEHGPLDVLLRKEKGRVTVGWKVTVAKQLASALSYLEDKNLVHGNVCAKNILLARKGLEDGLLPFVKLSDPGVSFTVLSREERVDRIPWIAPECVQDVSSLSTAADKWSFGTTLLEICFDADVPLKERTPSEKERFYEKKHRLPEPSCKELAALISQCLTYAPSERPSFRTILRDLTQLQPHNLVDVTSVSPDFPVSDPTVFQKRYLKKIRELGEGHFGKVSLYCYDPTNDGTGEMVAVKSLKSGCSQQLLTSWKREIEILKTLYHENIVKYKGCCSEQGEKIVQLIMEYVPLGSLRDYLPKHNVSLAHILLFAQQICEGMAYLHSLHYIHRDLAARNVLLENENVVKIGDFGLAKAIPEGHEYYRVCEDGDSPVFWYAMECLKECKFYYASDVWSFGVTLYELLTRCDSSQSPPVKFIEMIGATQGQMTVLRLIELLDRGKRLPSPKDCPCEIYCLMRNCWESKASFRPAFKNLVPILKSFHEKYKAQAPSVFSVC